ACGTTTAATCTTTCAATTGGGGACAAAACTGCGGAAGATATTAAAATTCAGATTGGTTCCGCTATCCCTATTGATGAGGAACTTACTATGATGATAAAGGGGCGTGATTTTGTGACAGGACTTCCTCGTTCAGCAGAAATGAAAACGAATGAAATTGTAAAAGCTATTTCACGCGAGCTAAGGGACATGGTGAAGGCGATGAAGGACGTGCTTCAGGAGACGCCACCGGAACTCGCCGCGGATATTATTGATACCGGCATTACGCTGACCGGCGGTTCTTCGCTTCTTCGAAACATTGCCGAGCTTGTGTATCGCCGGACTGGAGTGAAGGCGCATGTCGCCGAAGATGCGCTTTATTGTGTGGCGAAGGGAACTGGAATTGCACTAGAGCATCTTGAGACCTATAAAAAGTCCATTCTCGCGAAAAAATAGCTCCCCACGAACTTTTCAAAAACCCAGAAAATTTCCCTGCGAGAAATTTTCCTTGTGCTGAGCGCGGCTTGCGTCGTGATATAGTTTTTTGATTACAAAAAATTACACCACGCCGACCATGCCAAGCTCGCGTGCGCGGGTTTTTGAAAAGTTGTGAGTCGCTTTGGGGGCAATTTCGAGTATAATTTCCGAATATGGATGGTGTAAACATTATTATTGAAGATGGGAAAGGGAATTATCTTATTCAGCAACGTTCTGATGATGCTCCTATATGGCCGAATTCCTGGGGATTGTGGGGAGGTGGAATTGATGAAGGAGAGTCACCAATCCTCGCAGCTATTCGTGAATTAGAAGAAGAAACTGGTATTCGAGTGGGAGAAGAAAAGCTTACTCACTTTAAGACGTATACTTTTGTCAGTAAAAGAACTGGGAAAATGGTAAACAAGCACGTTTACATCCTTCTTCTTGAGCCAGAGATGAAAATTGTGCTGGGAGAAGGTAAGGGCTATGCTTTTTTTAATAAAGATGAACTTGTTCCGCTTACATTTGCAGATAGACCGAAACAGTTTCTTTTTGATTATATTGCATCAAAAAATGAAAGTGCTTTTTGAAAATGTTATACTGAACATATGAATATACAGATTGTCAGAGATATCATCACTCGAAAAGATGCGCAGGAAATTGCGAAGGAATTTTACGATACGATGATAAAAGGGGTTGTCGATATCGAGCGGGGAATTATTGCGATCGGCGGTGAATACCACATTGATGCCAATGTCGTCTTGATTGAAGCTGGTTCAATACAGAAGGATATTTGGGGTTTCAATTTACTGTTTGATAAAACGGGAGATGAAGCTATCGAATATACGTCTCTCATAAACATTCGTCCGCAGGCGGGAAATCGCGGGATGGAAGTGGAGGATGCAGATTTGCGTCTCAAAATGAAAAAAATAATTGAGAAAAAAATCATATGAATCAATCAACTCAAAATGCGCGTACCCCGCTTTTTCTTATGGCAAATTTGGGGAGTGAGCTCACGCGGTTTTTTCGGGATAAAGAAAAGGGCGAGCGGGAGAAAATGAATCAATCGGCCAAACGCGCTCTCGGTATTATTGATTCTCTTTCCGCGACATCTTCCGCGGGCTATTCTCGCGAAGCAAAAATATGGGGCGATGTTGTAAAAGATGCCACGAGCGATAGCCCCCAGTATCATGTCAGTATAAAAAATGTTGAAGGATATTTTTTGCCTCTTGCGTCAAGATTATTGTCCGGCGTTAAATAATTTTACTGAAATGATAGATGGTATTGAGAAAGATAAGCTCCATCACGCATACTGCATTGTCGGCGAGCGAGAAGATGTACTCGCCGAGCTTTTAGTGTTTTTTGAGAAGGAGTTGAAAGTGAAAACTGTGGGGAATCCTGATTTTTGGCGGGGGAAGTTTGACTTGTTTACTGTCGATGATGCTGAAAAGCTTATTGAAGCTCAAAGCAAAAAAGCGCTTCAGGTTGGGAATAAGAAGATATTTCTCATTATCGTCAACAAGATTCAATGGCAGGCACAGAACAAATTACTCAAAGTTCTTGAAGAACCAACCCTTGACACACACTTTTTTCTGGTGATTTCGAGCACTGAAGGACTTTTGTCAACTCTCAAATCCCGGCTTTTTATCATAAATACGAATGGGGAGAACAAGTGGGAGAAAGACGCGAAAGAATTTCTTTCCAGCGCAAAGCCAAAACGGCTTGTTTCAGTGAAGAAGATGACGGATGAAATTTCCGATGAAAAGAAGACTAAAGCTGATGCGATTTCCTTTTTAAATGCTGTCGAAAGTGTTTTA
This Candidatus Paceibacterota bacterium DNA region includes the following protein-coding sequences:
- a CDS encoding NUDIX domain-containing protein, which encodes MDGVNIIIEDGKGNYLIQQRSDDAPIWPNSWGLWGGGIDEGESPILAAIRELEEETGIRVGEEKLTHFKTYTFVSKRTGKMVNKHVYILLLEPEMKIVLGEGKGYAFFNKDELVPLTFADRPKQFLFDYIASKNESAF
- a CDS encoding DUF5674 family protein, with translation MNIQIVRDIITRKDAQEIAKEFYDTMIKGVVDIERGIIAIGGEYHIDANVVLIEAGSIQKDIWGFNLLFDKTGDEAIEYTSLINIRPQAGNRGMEVEDADLRLKMKKIIEKKII